Proteins co-encoded in one Arachis stenosperma cultivar V10309 chromosome 7, arast.V10309.gnm1.PFL2, whole genome shotgun sequence genomic window:
- the LOC130939745 gene encoding uncharacterized protein LOC130939745 → MEIEELRQAQKSEKNQTTRMTIKLRTTTNISDKDKAHTAQPNQPQGVINCISGGFTEGGASSSAHKYTYQTMLAVGSTINNHQTLPTFPKMTFQLSDFNSTELNLDNPVVIFIQMGDLIVQKVLLDPGSSADVLFYSTFQKMKLSDNILQLSTRDLVGFLGERVPVLGSVWLQTTLGESPLTKTLDVQCLVVDCFSPYNFILGRSVLNKFCAIISTIHLCVKFDV, encoded by the exons ATGGAAATTGAAGAGCTGCGCCAAGCTCAGAAATCTGAGAAGAATCAAACAACAAGGATGACGATAAAGCTAAGGACAACAACAAACATTTCCG ATAAGGACAAAGCACATACAGCTCAGCCTAATCAACCCCAAGGTGTGATTAATTGCATATCTGGGGGCTTCACCGAAGGTGGAGCATCAAGTTCTGCTCACAAATACACTTACCAAACTATGCTCGCTGTAGGGAGCACCATCAACAATCATCAAACTTTgcccaccttccctaaaatgaCGTTCCAACTGTCTGATTTCAATTCAACCGAACTTAATTTAGACAACCCAGTTGTCATCTTTATTCAAATGGGAGACCTAATCGTTCAGAAAGTTTTGTTAGATCCAGGAAGTAGTGCCGATGTTCTATTTTATTCCACATTTCAGAAAATGAAGTTGAGTGATAACATACTGCAGTTATCCACTAGAGACCTGGTAGGATTTTTAGGTGAACGAGTACCTGTTTTGGGATCAGTATGGTTACAAACCACACTTGGTGAGAGTCCTCTAACCAAAACTTTAGATGTTCAATGCCTTGTAGTTGATTGTTTTAGTCCTTATAACTTTATACTTGGCCGATCTGTTTTGAATAAGTTCTGTGCAATTATATCTACAATTCATCTCTGTGTTAAGTTTGATGTGTAG